Proteins co-encoded in one Arachis hypogaea cultivar Tifrunner chromosome 11, arahy.Tifrunner.gnm2.J5K5, whole genome shotgun sequence genomic window:
- the LOC112722411 gene encoding uncharacterized protein isoform X1: MATTTTELGFLRKGSLKQFIMMMMMKRPMLRRMELREQDDYEVVRKVGRGKYIEVFEGVHSTDNEKCIIKILKLVKKKKLKREIKILHNLCGGPNVIKLLDIVRDQQSKTPSLIFEYVNNTDFKVLYPTLSDYDIRYYIYELLKERVKVPFKSEGKGNFRTVSFKFKAVAPRTRLTFYSSFYHTRIDDYGSLCGPVLDQGGSLRSNGSPFRHTRIVPLSILRTSGGISSRLALLRHLQMKG; this comes from the exons ATGGCAACTACAACTACTGAGCTAGGGTTTCTGAGGAAGGGATCGTTGAAACAAttcataatgatgatgatgatgaagcgcCCGATGCTGCGGAGAATGGAGTTGcg GGAGCAAGATGACTACGAGGTTGTGAGGAAGGTGGGAAGAGGGAAATATATTGAGGTCTTTGAGGGCGTTCACTCCACCGATAATGAAAAATGCATCATCAAGATCCTCAAACTCGTCAAGAAGAAAAAG TTAAAGAGGGAGATCAAAATATTGCATAATCTTTGTGGAGGTCCCAATGTTATAAAGCTGCTTGACATTGTTAGGGACCAGCAATCAAAGACCCCAAGCCTTATATTTGAATATGTCAATAACACTGATTTTAAAGTGCTCTACCCCACCCTGTCAGATTATGATATTCGATATTATATCTATGAACTTCTAAAG GAAAGGGTCAAAGTTCCCTTCAAATCTGAAGGGAAGGGAAACTTCAGAACAGTGAGCTTCAAGTTCAAAGCAGTTGCACCAAGAACAAGACTCACATTCTACAGCTCCTTTTACCATACCAGAATTGATGATTATGGATCTCTCTGTGGCCCTGTTCTTGACCAG GGAGGCAGTCTGAGATCAAATGGCTCTCCTTTTCGTCACACTCGTATCGTACCTTTGTCGATATTAAG GACAAGTGGAGGAATTTCCTCAAGGCTAGCTTTGCTCAGGCACCTGCAGATGAAGGG ATGA
- the LOC112722411 gene encoding uncharacterized protein isoform X2 codes for MATTTTELGFLRKGSLKQFIMMMMMKRPMLRRMELREQDDYEVVRKVGRGKYIEVFEGVHSTDNEKCIIKILKLVKKKKLKREIKILHNLCGGPNVIKLLDIVRDQQSKTPSLIFEYVNNTDFKVLYPTLSDYDIRYYIYELLKERVKVPFKSEGKGNFRTVSFKFKAVAPRTRLTFYSSFYHTRIDDYGSLCGPVLDQGGSLRSNGSPFRHTRIVPLSILRFWFAGQVEEFPQG; via the exons ATGGCAACTACAACTACTGAGCTAGGGTTTCTGAGGAAGGGATCGTTGAAACAAttcataatgatgatgatgatgaagcgcCCGATGCTGCGGAGAATGGAGTTGcg GGAGCAAGATGACTACGAGGTTGTGAGGAAGGTGGGAAGAGGGAAATATATTGAGGTCTTTGAGGGCGTTCACTCCACCGATAATGAAAAATGCATCATCAAGATCCTCAAACTCGTCAAGAAGAAAAAG TTAAAGAGGGAGATCAAAATATTGCATAATCTTTGTGGAGGTCCCAATGTTATAAAGCTGCTTGACATTGTTAGGGACCAGCAATCAAAGACCCCAAGCCTTATATTTGAATATGTCAATAACACTGATTTTAAAGTGCTCTACCCCACCCTGTCAGATTATGATATTCGATATTATATCTATGAACTTCTAAAG GAAAGGGTCAAAGTTCCCTTCAAATCTGAAGGGAAGGGAAACTTCAGAACAGTGAGCTTCAAGTTCAAAGCAGTTGCACCAAGAACAAGACTCACATTCTACAGCTCCTTTTACCATACCAGAATTGATGATTATGGATCTCTCTGTGGCCCTGTTCTTGACCAG GGAGGCAGTCTGAGATCAAATGGCTCTCCTTTTCGTCACACTCGTATCGTACCTTTGTCGATATTAAG atTTTGGTTTGCAGGACAAGTGGAGGAATTTCCTCAAGGCTAG
- the LOC112722411 gene encoding casein kinase II subunit alpha isoform X3 has translation MATTTTELGFLRKGSLKQFIMMMMMKRPMLRRMELREQDDYEVVRKVGRGKYIEVFEGVHSTDNEKCIIKILKLVKKKKLKREIKILHNLCGGPNVIKLLDIVRDQQSKTPSLIFEYVNNTDFKVLYPTLSDYDIRYYIYELLKERVKVPFKSEGKGNFRTVSFKFKAVAPRTRLTFYSSFYHTRIDDYGSLCGPVLDQS, from the exons ATGGCAACTACAACTACTGAGCTAGGGTTTCTGAGGAAGGGATCGTTGAAACAAttcataatgatgatgatgatgaagcgcCCGATGCTGCGGAGAATGGAGTTGcg GGAGCAAGATGACTACGAGGTTGTGAGGAAGGTGGGAAGAGGGAAATATATTGAGGTCTTTGAGGGCGTTCACTCCACCGATAATGAAAAATGCATCATCAAGATCCTCAAACTCGTCAAGAAGAAAAAG TTAAAGAGGGAGATCAAAATATTGCATAATCTTTGTGGAGGTCCCAATGTTATAAAGCTGCTTGACATTGTTAGGGACCAGCAATCAAAGACCCCAAGCCTTATATTTGAATATGTCAATAACACTGATTTTAAAGTGCTCTACCCCACCCTGTCAGATTATGATATTCGATATTATATCTATGAACTTCTAAAG GAAAGGGTCAAAGTTCCCTTCAAATCTGAAGGGAAGGGAAACTTCAGAACAGTGAGCTTCAAGTTCAAAGCAGTTGCACCAAGAACAAGACTCACATTCTACAGCTCCTTTTACCATACCAGAATTGATGATTATGGATCTCTCTGTGGCCCTGTTCTTGACCAG AGTTAG